The genomic segment CTCGCGTTGGATAATTGTATGTTTGGCGATGTTAAATTCCTGTATCTCTCACCAGAACGGCTTGAAACAGAAAAGTTCCGCGCGGTGTTGAACCGGCTGAATGTAAATATCATTGCTGTTGATGAGGCACATTGCATTTCGCAATGGGGATATGACTTCAGGCCGCCTTACCTCCGCATTGCCGCCATCAGGGAGTTTTTGCCCAATGTTCCGGTGCTGGCCTTAACAGCCACCGCCACTCCCGATGTTGTAAAAGACATCCAGGAAAAATTAGGGTTCGCAAAAGAAAATCTTTTTCAGAAAAGCTTTGAGCGAACCAATCTAACCTATGTGGTTCAAAATGAAGAGAACAAACTGGGGCGCCTGCTTAAAATCTGCAACCGTATTCAGGGGACTGGCATTGTGTATGTCCGTAATCGTCGGCGAACCAAGGAGATTTCAGATTTTCTGAATACCCAGAAGATTTCATCCGACTTTTATCATGCCGGCCTTGATCCTGCCACCCGGGATAAGCGCCAGACAGCCTGGATGAATGGCCAAACGAGGGTTGTTGTCTCAACCAATGCTTTTGGGATGGGGATTGATAAACCCAATGTGCGTTTTGTGGTTCACATGGATTTGCCCGATAGCCTTGAAGCGTATTTCCAGGAAGCTGGCAGGGGAGGGCGCGATGGCCTTCAATCTTATGCCGTTGTGCTGTATGAAAATTCGGATGTTTTTGATCTCAAGCACAACCTTGCCCTTTCATACCCGGCCATTGATGTGGTAAAGAAAGTGTATCATTCGTTGGGTAATTATTTTCAGCTCGCAACCGGAGGTGGCAAAGACAGGGGATTTGACTTTGAATTATCAGAATTTTGCAATCAATACAAACTAAACCAGGTGATAGCCTTCAATGCGTTGAAATTTCTTGAAAAAGAAGGATACATCATGCTTAGCGAAGATGTTGGAGCGCCATCTCTTGTGCATATCAAAACCAAGAAAGAAAACCTTTATCGTTTCCAGGTTGAGAACCCTGTATATGATGCGTTTATTAAACTGCTGCTACGCTCTTACAGTGGACTTTTCACGATGTTTGTGCGCATCAGCGAAGCAGAAATTGCCCGTCGTATGCCCATGCAGTTAAGCGATGTTATTAAAACCTTGCAGGTGCTGAACCAATTCGGACTTATCACCTATGTGCCCCGAAAAAACAAACCGCAGCTTATTTATCTTACCGAACGCCTCGATGTCAGCTCATTGCAAATATCAAAACAGCACTATCACGACCGCATGAAATCGGCGGAAAAGCGAGTTGAAAGCGTGATCAATTACGTGAGTGGTACAAATAAATGCCGGAGTCAGCTCTTGCTGGAGTATTTTGGTGAAAAAAGCAGCCAGCGTTGTGGCAGATGCGATGTATGCATTGAGCGCAATAAACTTGAACTAAGCGACTTTGAGTTCAAAAAAGTGGCTGAACAACTTGAACCCCTCATCACAGGCAAGGCTTTGAACCTTGAAGAAATTGTTGACAGCATCAAAGGCCTGAACGACGACAAAGTAATAAAGGCATTTCGCTGGCTGCTTGATAACGATAAAATAGTTGCCACGGCTGACAATCGCTTTTTTTGGGCAAGGAAGGGGAATGGGGAGTAGTGAATGGTGTTGGGTTAATTTGTCAATTGGTTAATCGGTTTGGAGTATTGGAGTGATGGAGTAATGGGGTAATGGATTTGTTAATTCAAAATTCCAGATTTAAGATTCGTAAATCTACAAATGATAGCCATTTTGAATCGAACTTTGGATTTCGGACTTTGATCCTTGGTTGATTAGCGCACAGTATACTCAAGGCCGATAGCCTCGCCAGAGGCTAAATATTGGTAGCGAATGATGATCAGCAAACAGTATCTTCAAAACCGATAGCCCCGCCAGGGGCTAAATGTTGGTAGAAAAAAAATAATCCCAAATCCGTTAAGCCCGCCAGCGGCGGGCGACATGTATTTATTTCTTTTTTAGCAATTTCATTTTCTTTTTTCGGATTCATTTTTATTGATTCCGTGTTTTATTGCCATAAGCCCACACCAGAAAATCCTTCATTGCAATAGCCCAGGTTTCAGGATGATGTTTCCCGCCCTCAATTTCCAGGTATTTTATTCTTTCGCCGTTCAGGATATTTTGTTTCTCCAGCTCTTTGATCAGGTCGAGTGTATCATCAATAGAATCAATAACACCGTTGCCATTGCGGTCGCTTTTTTCATCGAGGGTTCCGGTTTGAAACCAAAATTTTAAGCTGGCAGGAGCATTTTCAGTTGTACGAACTATATCATGTGCAATTCTGAATCTATCAACATTCCGCCCTTTTTTCCACTCTCGTGTTCGCCACCAGAAACTACCGGAAAAGCAACCTACATTTCCAAAATGATCAGAGTTGTTCCAAGCAATGTCAAAAGCTGATAGCGCTCCCAGGCTGTAGCCTGCGATGCTATTGTGCGAACTTTTTTCAGAAACTGGTAGCCAGGTTCCCAAATGTGGAATGAATTCGTGCAATAAAAATCGGGTGTATAATCCAGCCTTGGAACCCCGCCCCGCATAGTCGCCTTGTTGCGCAATCCCGTATTCCTGCATTCTTTCACCGGCATAAACTCCGGCGACAATGATGGGTTCTATCAGGTTCTCACCGGTTAATAATTCAAGTGTTTCTTTGATCTTTATCGAACCGCTTTCCTGACCATCGTTCAGGATCAGCAAAGGGTATGTTTTGCCTGCGATCAAAACTTCCGGGTAGAAGACTTTATAAGTGATTCTCCGATCCAGGGCTTTACTTTTACAGTAAGCTTTGAGTTTTTCAGTGTAGCGCAATTTCTTTCCGTTGTGTTGTAAGGCGTGGAACAATATTACACTCTTTTTGTTTATTGCGAATGATTTCAAAACATGTTCTCTGTTTTCATGCAATGAATATTAACCAATCCAAATCCGGCAAAAACTGACTTTATGCAAGAAACTACACATAAATGGTTCTCCAACAATATTGGCGCTGAGATTACTACGCTTTCATTTGGCCATGCCGGATTTCCGGTTGTACTTTTTCCAACTTCAATGGGAACCTATTATGAGAACAAGGATTTTAAGCTGGTAGAATCGGCACGCTGGTTCATTGAGCAGGGATTAATTAAGATTTATTGCCCCGACAGTGTGGATCGCCAAAGTTGGTACAACAAAGGCATTCATCCCTTTGATCGTGCCAGGAACCACATCTGGTATGATAAATTCCTGCTTGAAGAGCTGGTGCCGCTGGTTCGGAATGAAACCGCTGTGCAACGTATAGCATTTGCAGGGTGTAGCTTTGGCGCTTACCATGCCATGAACTTTGCTTTCAAACACCCCGATGCTGCAAGTTATGTGCTTAACATGGGCGGCGCTTACACCATCAAAGACCTTGCTGATGGCTTTCATAATGATGATATTTATTTCAACAATCCTGTTGATTTTATCCCTCAACTGAATGATCCGCGCATCTGGGATCTTTTTGTGATCCTCGGCACCGGCGAACATGATATTTGCAAAGACGACAACCTGCAAATGGCTGAAATACTGCGAAACAAGAATATCGAACACTGGTTGGATGTACGCCCGGGTAAGGACCACGATTGGCCAGTGTGGCGTGAAATGTTCCCTCATTATCTTTCTGCTATTACTGCCCGGCAATTTCGCTAATTTTGAATATTCCTTCATAAAACCAAAACCACAAAAACAATGAAGAAAATCGGAATTTTATTCGGGATGGAAAATACTTTCCCACAGGCATTCATAGAAGAAGTAAACAGGCAAAACATCAAAGGCATCCAGGCCGAAGCAGTCAGCATTGACCAGGTTAAGCAGGGCGAATCTAGCGGTTATGCAGTAATCATTGACCGCATTTCGCAGGATGTTCCCTTTTACCGGGCCTTTTTGAAAAATGCAGCAATTTCAGGTACTGCCGTCATCAACAACCCATTCTGGTGGAGCGCCGATGAGAAATTCTTTAACAATGCCTTGGCCGTCAAAATCGGGGTTCCGGTTCCGAAAACGGTATTGCTTCCATCGCATGAGCGGCCCACTGACACTTCTGAGAATTCTTTCAGAAACATGGCCTTTCCGCTTAGTTGGAATGAGATTTTTAGCCACATCGGATTTCCTGCCTACATGAAACCCCATGCCGGCGGAGGTTGGAAAAGTGTTTACAAAGTGAACAATGAAGAAGAAGCTTTCCGGGCCTTAAGCGAAACCGGGCAGTTGGTCATGATGATCCAGGAAGAGATTCAGTTTACAGAATATTTCAGGTGTTATTGCATTGGTGGGAAATATGTAAAGGTTATGCAGTACGAACCGCGAAACCCCTTCCACCTCAGGTATGTGATTGACGGGCCAAAGCCATCCGCAAAACTCATTAAATTGGTTGAAAATTACGTACTGAAATTGAATCATGCCCTCGGCTATGATTTTAACACAGTTGAATTCGCTGTCAGGGATGGCATTCCTTACGCTATTGATTTTTGTAACCCGGCGCCTGATGCAGATATTAAATCCGTAGGACAGGAAAACTTTGATTGGGTCATAAAGCACGCCGCAATGTATGCGATTGAGCGAGCTAAAGCCCAGAAAGACGGAGTGTTGAACCTCACCTGGGGAACCTTCGTCAAAGCTGCTGTTGATGGTCATGCACCTGACGGATCGCAAAAAGAAAAGCCTGCAAGCGGGAAAGCCAAAGCCGGTAAAAAGTAATACAGAGAATCAAACTGTTGCCAAACCATTAAACCAACACGTTATGTCTGACTTCTCAATTGGAATAGAAGAGGAATACATGATCCTCGACCCGGAAACCCGCGAACTGACCTCTCACGATCAGAAAATCGTTGAGATTGCCTCCAAACTGCTCGACGATCAGGTAAAAGCAGAAATGCATCAGGCAGTAGTTGAAGCCGGTACCAGTATCTGCGAAAATATCAAGGAAGCGAAAAAGGAAATCTGTATGCTCCGGAAAAATATTGCGGAAATAGCCCATAGCCTTGGTTTCAGGCTGGGCGCTTCGGGTTCGCACCCATTTTCTCATTTTACCAATCAACTGATCACCCCCAATCCACGTTACGACCAGATTGTGAATGAACTACAGGAAGCCGCAAGATCAAATCTTATTTTTGGCTTGCACGTGCATGTGGGTGTTAGCGATCGCAACATGGCCATGCATATTGCCAATACCATGCGTTATTTCCTGCCGCATATTTACGCGCTTTCAGTCAATTCGCCCTTCTGGGAAGGACGGAACACCGGTTATATGTCGTTCCGCTCAAAAGTTTTTGAACGCTTTCCGCGAACCGGAATTCCCGATTATTTTACCAGCTACGACGATTACACCCGCTACATAAAATTGCTCGTAAAAACCGGCTGTATTGACAATGCCAAGAAAATCTGGTGGGATTTGCGGGTGCATCCTTTTTACCCGACCATTGAATTCAGAATTTGCGACATCCCTACACGGGTTGAAGCAAGCGTTTGCCTGGCTGCATTGTTCCAGGCTTTGGTCTACAAACTGTATAAACTTCGCCTAAGAAATGTTACATTCATCAATTACCAGCGGGCACTGATCAATGAAAATAAGTGGCGGGCTTCGCGTTACGGCATTGATGGAAAGCTGATTGATTTTGGCAAGGAAGAAGAAGTACGTACGCGCGTGCTCATCATGGAATTGCTCGATTTTGTTGACGATGTACTGGTTGAACTCGACAGCCGTGAAGAAATTAATTACATCTATACGATCCTGAAGGAAGGAACCGGCGCCGATAAGCAACTCGCTGTATTTGAGAAAACCAAAAGCCTCGAAGCTGTGGTTGATTATATCATTGAAGAATCTGTGCAGGGACTTGATTGAAAAGTTGGCAATTGGCAGTGGCAGTAGCAGTAGCAGTCTCAGTAGATAGTAATTTAAAGCTTAACTTTGCATCCTTGAACATTGAACTTTGAACCCGGAAATTTGAACCCAAAACGCCGAACACCGAACGCCACTTCGACAAGCTCAGTTTCCGGAACCTTGAACCTTGAACCTATGACTCAGACTTCTTTCCGCTTTGCGATGATTGATATGTACGATGGCCACGAAAACCAGGGCAAACGCTCTATTGAAACCATCGTTCATGAATTCGCGAAGTCTTTTAACCTTGATCTCACATACGATATTTTTGATACCCGCGGCAAAGGGGAAATTCCTGATTTGTCGTACGATGCCTACCTTTCAACCGGAGGACCGGGAAGTCCGCTGGACAGCGAAGGCTCTCATTGGGAAGCGAAGTTTTTCAACTTCGTGGAGCAACTTAGAGCCCATAACCGCAGCGCTGCTGAGAATAAGAAACCTCTTTTTCTGATTTGCCACTCATTCCAGGTTTTCTGCCGGCATTATGGACTTGCCAGGGTCGGACTGCGAAAGTCAACAAGCTTTGGTGTGTTTCCGATCCATAAAACTTCCTTTGGAAAGGAAGAACCTTTTTTCAATAATCTTCCTGATCCATTTTGGGCAGCGGATCACCGCGATTACCAGGTCACCAAAGTTGACTTTGAAAAAATGGAAGAGTTTGGAGCTAAACTGCTTTGCCGCGAAAAAATCCGGCCTCTTGTTCCTCTCGAAAGAGCGGTGATGGCCGTCAGATTTTCCGACTATATTTTCGGAACCCAATTCCACCCCGAAGCCGATCCTGTTGGCATGCTTCATTACTTTTCGATGCCCGAAAAACGCGAACAGATCATTGAGAAATATGGAGAGGACAAGTTTGAGCACATGATTGCCCACCTGAATGTTCCCGGCCATCTGGTTCTTACACGCAACACCGTTTTACCTTCATTTCTTGAATCTGCGCTCACATACAAAATGATATTGCAGGCATGATCAAGGAATTACGAAGGCAGTTCAACAACTGGTTCAGCCAGGCAAAATTTGATGCTTACGCGCATGAGATGCATACGGATTACAATTGGAAGGTTGGTTTTCGCCTTGCCGAAACCCCTGTTTTTCTTCCGCCTCGGCTTGTTGGGGATATACTTACGGCATCGGAAACGATAGTTGATTTCCTTGTGAACCACGATATCAAATCCATCACCCAGCCTGCGATTGAAAATGAATTTAATGTTCCGAACGAGGATCAGCATACCATGTTCCTGGCTATGGATTTTGGGATTTGCGAAGATGAAAATGGCAACATTGTTCCTAAACTGATTGAACTGCAAGGTTTCCCCTCGCTTTACAATTATATGGTTCAGATTGGGGAAACCTGGCGAAGGCATTTCCCGCTTCCTGAGAATTATGGATATCTCCTCACCGATAAAGGACTGGATTATTATCTTGCCCGCTTGAAGCGAGCCATCTTTAATGGCCACGAACCAAAACATGTTGTTTTGCTTGAGATTGAACCTGAAAAGCAGTCAACCTCCATTGATTTTTATGTTGCTGAAAAAGAATTTGGCATCAAAGTGCTTTGCCTCAGCAAGGTCATCCTCGAGGATCGCAAATTATATTATCTCGAAAACGGGGAGAAGGTTCGCATCAGGCGCATTTATAACCGCGTGATCTTTGACGAACTCAAACAGCGCCCCGACCTTGAACGGCAATTCAATCTCACCGAAGATGTTGATGTGGAATGGGCAGGCCATCCGAATTGGTTCGCAAGAATTTCAAAATTCCTGATGCCTTATTTACCATCCAGCGAATTCATACCCGAAGCACGTTTATTGAGCAGTTTTAAGGTTTTGCCTGAGGATCTTGAAAATTATGTCTTAAAACCACTTTTTTCGTTCAGCGGCAGTGGTGTGGTGGTTGATGTAAGCCCGGAAGATATTGCTTCAATTCCCGAAAATGACCAGCACCTCTTTATGCTTCAGCGCAAAGTGAATTATGCACCGCTTATTGAAACTACTGTGGGCGACGGCGAGAAAGCCAAAATTGAATTCAGGTCGCTTTACCTGTGGCAGGAAGATGAGCCCCGCCCGGAACCCATGATTCACCTGCTGCGCATGAGCAAAGGCAAACTGATCGGGGTGAAATATAACAAGGATAAAACCTGGGTAGGCTCGTCAGTTGCGTATTTTGATCTCGAAAAAGCAAAAAATCAGGCGCGCTCTTCCTCGTAGCGCAGGTTTAGCATAATAAATTGTTGTCTTTCGGGTGTGTTGCGGCCCATGTAAAATTCAAGCGCTTCCTGTATTTCAGAAGATTTTTTCAGGATCACCGGATCGAGGCGCATGGCGGGCCCGATAAAATGCTTGAACTCATCGGGACTGATTTCACCAAGTCCTTTAAAACGCGTGATTTCGGGGTTCTGACCCAGTTCTTTGAGCGCTGCAACCCGCTCTTCGTCGCTGTAGCAATAAATGGTTTTCTTTTTATTCCGGACCCTGAACAGCGGAGTTTGCAAAATGTAAACATGCCCTGATTTTACCAGGTCGGGATAGAATTGCAGGAAAAAAGTGAGCAGCAGCAGGCGGATGTGCATGCCGTCAACGTCGGCATCGGTGGCAACAACAATATTATTATAGCGCAAATTTTCAAGGTCTTCTTCGATATTGAGCGCTGTTTGCAGCAGGTTAAATTCCTCGTTTTCGTAAACAATGCGTTTGCTCAGGCCGTAGCAGTTCAGCGGCTTGCCTTTCAGGCTGAAAACGGCCTGGGTATTCACATCTCTCGATTTTGTGATCGAACCGCTGGCCGAATCGCCCTCGGTGATAAACAAAGTGGTTTCGAGCCGGCGGTTGTCGTTGCTGTTGTAGTGCACCCGGCAATCGCGGAGTTTTTTGTTGTGCAGGCTGGCTTTTTTAACGCTCTCTTTTGCAAGTTTCTTGATGTTCGCCAGTTCCTTGCGTTCTTTTTCCGACTGCAGGATCTTACGGTAAAGCGCCTCAGTCGTATCGGTGTTGATGTGGAGGTAATTATCGAGGTTGCGTTTTACGATATCGCCTATGTAATTACGAATGGTTGGTCCGCCGGTTTCAATGTGTGATGAACCCAGCTTGGTTTTGGTTTGGGATTCAAAAACCGGTTCAACAATTTTGATACTCAGCGCTGCCACAATGGAGGATCGGATGTCCGAAGCATCAAAATCCTTTTTGTAAAATTCGCGGATGGTTTTTACGATGGCTTCGCGGAATGCAAGCTGGTGCGTGCCGCCCTGTGTGGTGTGCTGGCCGTTCACAAATGAATAATATTCTTCGCCATACTGTTTAGACGTATGCGTGAAGGCACATTCAAAATCATCTTCCTTGATGTGGATGATCGGGTAAATCTGGTGGCTGCCGTTGATTACATTCGAAAGCAGATCGTGCAAGCCGTTTTTCGAATAATACGATTGCCCGTTGAAACGGATCGTAAGTCCGCGGTTCAGATAAACATAATTCCAGAGTTGCTTGTCAATATATTCGCTCAGGTAGTGGTAGTTACCGAAAATACCATCATCGGGTGTGAACGCAATGAGGGTTCCGTTGCGCTCGTCGCTGTCGTGCTCAGGATGATCCTTTACAAGGTTCCCGTTTTCGTATTCAACTATTCTGGTTCTTCCTTCACGAACTGATTGCGCCTTGAAATACTTGGAAAGTGCGTTCACCGCCTTGGCTCCGACCCCATTCAAACCTACGGCTTTCTTGAAAACCTTTGAATCGTATTTGGCGCCGGTATTGATTTTTGAAACGCAGTCAATCAGTTTGCCAAGCGGCATACCACGCCCATAATCGCGGATAGAAACCAACTGGTCTTTAATAGAGATATCAATGGTGCGGCCGTGGCCCATTACAAATTCGTCAATGGCGTTGTCAACCACTTCTTTGAGCAACACATAAATGCCATCGTCCTGCGATGAGCCATCGCCAAGTTTGCCGATGTACATGCCCGGGCGCAGGCGGATATGCTCTTTCCAATCGAGTGAGCGTATGCTTTCTTCAGTATATTTTTCAGTCATGATGTGTGAACCCATTTCGGGCTGCAAAGATACAGGAAAGAAACGCAGCAGTAGGGGTTTTGGTGCAGGAGTTGTGAAACGGAGCGGGGAAGTTATTCACAGCTTGCCATGCTAGAAATCAAATGCAGCTACAGCGAAGGCGCGAAGACGCGAAGGCGCAATGAAAGAATCAAATACAGTTAACAGCGAAGGTTTAAAGACGCAATAAAAAGTGACTTAAAACACATAGACACATAGTACGCATAGAGGGTGCACAGTATAATCTATTGATTTAAAACTATGTGTGCTATGAGGCTGTGTGGTAAAAAAGGTATCAGGTTTTTCAGAGTGAACTCAAAATCCAGCCATTTAAATGATTCCAGACCCAAGAAGCACCCCCATCACCAGGATCAAAAACCCAACGGATAACTGAACGGTTCGCATGGTGACTTTTTTCAACATCCTCCTGCCAATAAATGACCCTGCAAAGGCAGCCAAGGTTGCGACCACCACCATCCAGACTGAGTTGTCGTTGCTGATAGCCGCAAAATGTTTTGAGAAAAATGATGTTCCGTAAATGCTAAGCCTCGAAATATCTATCACAATGGCAGCGGCAATGCCTGTGGCGATAAAGCCCTCTTTGCCTAATCCTGCCCTCAACAGAAACAATGAGCGCAGAGCACCCTGGTGCCCCGACAAACCTCCGAAGAAACCAGACAAAGCCCCTCCGATGGGAAGGTATTTGCGGGGCAGGGCCAACTTATCGAAGCGTTTGTCAATTTCAATGATGGCAAAAATGATCAGCAGCAAGCCAATAATAAGCTTGATTAGCGTGACTTCAAATTCCTTGTTGCCAAGATGATAGGTAAACAAAGCGTCATCACTGCTAAGATAGTTCAGCAACAAAGCGCCGCCAATAGCAAACAACGCTGCCGGAATTGCAAACAGGGCAGCAACTTTCAGATTGACGGCTTGCCAGATCAGGCTCATCTTAAAAAGATTGTTGATCAGGTGCACTATGGCTGTCATGGCAATGGCAATCTCCACTGGAAAGAAGATGGCAAATACCGGTAAGAGTATGGTTCCAAGTCCGAAACCCGAAAAGAAGGTCAGCATGGCAGCGCCAAAGGCAACGAGGGCGATGAGAATGTATTCCATTTTTTTTTATGATGCAGTGATACAGTTAAACAGTAATACAGTGTTGCAGTTCCCGAATCAACGCCAATCTAAAAATTGTAGGTTTATGATTAATTATCATCCTGAGTGTAACGAAGGAACTGGTTTTGAAGCTTGGAAGAGATCCTTCACTTCGTTCAGGATGACAAGGTATGACATTTTTAGAGAGAATGATGTTGTTGCAGTCACTGCTCTCTTATTTCTTTTAAACCAAATCTTTGCGTCTCCCGATAGCTATCGGGAGCGTCCTGGCGGTGTGAATTATTTCGGTTAGTAAAATAAACGGACAAAACTAAACTTTTATATCTTTGTATCAATCATTCGCAAAATGAAACACCTCATCATTTCCACCCTCTATCACAACAACGGCAAAGGCCTATTCTCCTGCTGGATTTTATGATTTACGCCTGCCTGTAGGCTTCCTATTATTTTTTGTTTATTTTTTAGCTATTGCCTGAGCCAAACTTCGCAAATCAAAAATCGTTGTTCCTTGTTCTAAAATCAAATTGCAATCGCCGTGCAAGGTATAATTTTCGACATCCGCAGCTTCTCCATCCACGATGGACCCGGAATCCGCCAAACGGTTTTTCTGAAAGGTTGTCCTTTGCGATGCGCCTGGTGCCATAACCCCGAGAGCCAGGAAAATATCACTGAAACCATGACGAGCCACAAGAAACTTGGCGGTCAGACTTTTACCCGGACTGAAGAAGTGGGCAAGCTGATGAGCGTTGAAGGAGTGATGCAAAGCATTGAAAAAGACATTCCTTTTTTCGAGGAATCCGGTGGTGGTGTGACCTTTTCGGGTGGAGAACCATTGATGCAGCCGGAGTTTACAACGGCTTTGCTTACTGCAAGCCGTAAAAATGGGATTCATACCGCACTTGATACCTGTGGTTATGCCGAACCTGAAGTTATTGACAAGGTGTTGCCCCTCACTGATTTGTTTCTTTACGACCTCAAGCTTGCCGATGATGAAGCCCATAAACAATTCACAGGAGTAAGCAACCGGCCCATTCTTGAAAATCTTAATAAGATCAGTGCATCTGGCAAGCCCATCATTATCCGCATTCCGTTGATCCCGGGTATTACCGATACAGAGGAAAACCTTTCAGGATTAAAATATATCATTGAGCAAACACAAGGAATCCAGCGCATTGATCTGTTGCCTTTCCATGCCATTGCCAAAAGCAAATACGAGCGAATGGGCAAAACATGCTGGCAGCAAACTGAAAACGGCTACGATCAGTTTAAAGCGCAGGAAATTAAGGAGTATTTTATGAACTCGGTACAGACAGTTACAATTGGGGCATAATTTTCCATATTCAAAATTCCATATTCAATATTCCCTGAATGAGTGATCAAAGTCCGCAAAATCTTGAATCTCAAATTTGAAATCTTGAATTAAATCTGAAATCGTAAATCGTAAATCCGAAATTCAAATGAATTCCAGAATAACAAACCTCAGAAACCAAAGCCTCGAAGCTGTTAACACGCTTTCCGTTGAGCGGGCATTGCTGATCACAGCATTTTATAAATCCATTGCAGGTCAGGAAGTTCCTGTGCCATTGCAAAGAGCAATGGCTTTCAGGCATATCATGGAAAATAAAAGCATCTGCATTCTGCCTGATGAACTCATCGTGGGTGAGCGTGGGCCAGCTCCAAAAGCTGCGCCTACATATCCTGAAATTTCCCTGCATTCGCTGGAAGACCTCGATATTCTTCATAAGCGTCCGAAAGTCTCTTTCAGGGTTGATGAGGAAACGCGAATTGCTTACCGTGATGTCATCATTCCTTTCTGGAAAAGCAAAACCCAACGCGACCGGGTTTTCACTGCTATGTCGCCGGAATGGAAAGATGCCTATGCAGCAGGCGTTTTTACTGAGTTCCAGGAGCAACGTGCCCCGGGCCATACGGTAGCCGGCAAAAAACTGTTCGGCAAAGGCATGAAGGATCTGAAAGAGGAAATTGCTTTAGCATTGGCAAAACTTGATTTTATTAACGATCCGGAAGCATTGGCAAAACAGCATGAACTTCATGCAATGGAAATGGTTGCTGATGCCATTGTTGCCTTTGCGAACCGCCATGCTGAGGCATTGCAAAAAATGGTTTTAGATGAAATAGATGAAACCCGCCAAAACGAATTGCTTGAAATGATAAGGATTTGCAGGCGCGTTCCTGAAAACGCCCCGCAGACTTTTCATGAAGCGCTGCAGCACTACTGGTATATCCACGTTGGTGTGATCACAGAATTAAATCCCTGGGATTCGTTTAATCCCGGACGGCTGGATCAGCACCTTTTTCCTTTCTACCGCAAGGATTTGGAAGATGGATCGCTGGATCAGGAAAAAGCAAGGGAATTATTGCAGGTTTTCTGGATCAAATTCAACAACCATCCATCGCCGCCTAAAATGGGTGTGACTGCACTTGAAAGCAATACCTACACCGATTTCGCGCTCATCAACCTGGGCGGCGTGAAAGAGGACGGTTCGGACGCGGTGAACGAACTTACCTATCTCATCCTTGATGTGATTGAAGAAATGCGCCTGCTGCAACCCAGCAGCATGGTTCAGATCAGCAAAAAGAACCCCGATAGCTTCGTGAAACGGGCGCTTCAAATTATCAAAACAGGTTTCGGTCAACCATCGTTTTTTAATACCGATGCCATTGTTCAGCAGTTGCTGAGCCAGGGAAAATTATTGGTGGATGCACGAAACGGTGGCGCCAGTGGCTGTGT from the Bacteroidales bacterium genome contains:
- a CDS encoding RecQ family ATP-dependent DNA helicase, with the protein product MPLKNILVKYWGHSAFRPLQEEIIQSVLDGKDTLALLPTGGGKSICFQVPALAKEGLCLVITPLIALMQDQVENLKRKNINAVAIYSGMHRNQIELALDNCMFGDVKFLYLSPERLETEKFRAVLNRLNVNIIAVDEAHCISQWGYDFRPPYLRIAAIREFLPNVPVLALTATATPDVVKDIQEKLGFAKENLFQKSFERTNLTYVVQNEENKLGRLLKICNRIQGTGIVYVRNRRRTKEISDFLNTQKISSDFYHAGLDPATRDKRQTAWMNGQTRVVVSTNAFGMGIDKPNVRFVVHMDLPDSLEAYFQEAGRGGRDGLQSYAVVLYENSDVFDLKHNLALSYPAIDVVKKVYHSLGNYFQLATGGGKDRGFDFELSEFCNQYKLNQVIAFNALKFLEKEGYIMLSEDVGAPSLVHIKTKKENLYRFQVENPVYDAFIKLLLRSYSGLFTMFVRISEAEIARRMPMQLSDVIKTLQVLNQFGLITYVPRKNKPQLIYLTERLDVSSLQISKQHYHDRMKSAEKRVESVINYVSGTNKCRSQLLLEYFGEKSSQRCGRCDVCIERNKLELSDFEFKKVAEQLEPLITGKALNLEEIVDSIKGLNDDKVIKAFRWLLDNDKIVATADNRFFWARKGNGE
- a CDS encoding esterase family protein yields the protein MFHALQHNGKKLRYTEKLKAYCKSKALDRRITYKVFYPEVLIAGKTYPLLILNDGQESGSIKIKETLELLTGENLIEPIIVAGVYAGERMQEYGIAQQGDYAGRGSKAGLYTRFLLHEFIPHLGTWLPVSEKSSHNSIAGYSLGALSAFDIAWNNSDHFGNVGCFSGSFWWRTREWKKGRNVDRFRIAHDIVRTTENAPASLKFWFQTGTLDEKSDRNGNGVIDSIDDTLDLIKELEKQNILNGERIKYLEIEGGKHHPETWAIAMKDFLVWAYGNKTRNQ
- a CDS encoding esterase family protein; this encodes MQETTHKWFSNNIGAEITTLSFGHAGFPVVLFPTSMGTYYENKDFKLVESARWFIEQGLIKIYCPDSVDRQSWYNKGIHPFDRARNHIWYDKFLLEELVPLVRNETAVQRIAFAGCSFGAYHAMNFAFKHPDAASYVLNMGGAYTIKDLADGFHNDDIYFNNPVDFIPQLNDPRIWDLFVILGTGEHDICKDDNLQMAEILRNKNIEHWLDVRPGKDHDWPVWREMFPHYLSAITARQFR
- a CDS encoding carboxylate-amine ligase: MSDFSIGIEEEYMILDPETRELTSHDQKIVEIASKLLDDQVKAEMHQAVVEAGTSICENIKEAKKEICMLRKNIAEIAHSLGFRLGASGSHPFSHFTNQLITPNPRYDQIVNELQEAARSNLIFGLHVHVGVSDRNMAMHIANTMRYFLPHIYALSVNSPFWEGRNTGYMSFRSKVFERFPRTGIPDYFTSYDDYTRYIKLLVKTGCIDNAKKIWWDLRVHPFYPTIEFRICDIPTRVEASVCLAALFQALVYKLYKLRLRNVTFINYQRALINENKWRASRYGIDGKLIDFGKEEEVRTRVLIMELLDFVDDVLVELDSREEINYIYTILKEGTGADKQLAVFEKTKSLEAVVDYIIEESVQGLD
- a CDS encoding GMP synthase, producing MTQTSFRFAMIDMYDGHENQGKRSIETIVHEFAKSFNLDLTYDIFDTRGKGEIPDLSYDAYLSTGGPGSPLDSEGSHWEAKFFNFVEQLRAHNRSAAENKKPLFLICHSFQVFCRHYGLARVGLRKSTSFGVFPIHKTSFGKEEPFFNNLPDPFWAADHRDYQVTKVDFEKMEEFGAKLLCREKIRPLVPLERAVMAVRFSDYIFGTQFHPEADPVGMLHYFSMPEKREQIIEKYGEDKFEHMIAHLNVPGHLVLTRNTVLPSFLESALTYKMILQA